The DNA window CCCCAGCCTACAATAGATATTATATAATTGGAATAAAAAAGCCTCAACAAAATATAGTGCTGAGGTTAAAAAAGCCCTGAAGTAGAACCTACGGTTCAATTCAGGGCGCTTCGCGTGATCCGGCTGGGGCTCGAACCCAGGACCCACGCCTTAAAAGGGCGTTGCTCTACCAACTGAGCTACCGAATCATATCAATAAAAAAAGGAGGTTTATTATCTTTGCCTCCTGCAAAATCAGGGTGCAAATTTAGACAGTCAGAATTAAAATGCAAAGACATTATATTTTTTATTCTTTATCGCTTTTAAACTTCTATTTTTTATTCGCTGTAATGCCCTCAGAGGCATCGTCTATTGAACATGCAGACTCGCTTTTTGTTCAAAAAAAATATACACAAGCTTTTAATATTTACGATTCACTTTACAATGATGCGGGCTATCAGTCCGAACAAATGCTGTTAAAAATGGCATTCATCAAAGAAGGGCTAAATGATTATACCAATGCCATTTATTATCTCAACCAATATTATGAGCTGAGCTACGATGAAAAAACCATCGACAAGATCTCCGATCTGGCAGAGGCGCATAAATTAAAAGGCTATAAATACGATGACCTGCGATTTTTTGAGTCGCTCTTTAATCGCTACAAATCCGAAATCATGTGGATTGTATTGGCTTTGGCCATGCTCTTTGCTTCGATTTCCCTCATCAAATACTTCAATAATAAAAAACCTTCCATTACATCCTTGGTAATGGTGGCTTTGTTGGTAATTTGTGGTTTATTAATTAACCTTCTTCCGGATTTCCGGCAAAATGGAATACTTACTGAAAATGCTTTGATTTATTCGCTGCCGAGTTCAGGAAGCGAAGTGCTGGAAACAGCTGAAAAGGGAAGGCGTGTAAGAATACTCGATGAAATGGGGGTATGGAAGGTTATTGCCTATGATGAAAAGCAAGGCTATGTGAAATCAAATCTGGTAAGAAAATTCTGATCACTTGAAAGGGGAATCTTTTTCCTTGGCTATGGCATTGTAAACAAGCTTATCCATAAATCCTGGAAACCACTTGTTCATAAAAACGGTTAATTTGCCCTGCGCGGTCAGGGTAAGGTATTTCTTTTTCTTTATAATGGCTTTTAAAATATGTTTTGCCACGGTTTCGGCCGACATCAATTTGGATTCATCAAAGGGTGTTTCACCTTGCTGTTTGCCTTCTGAGTTTAAGGCCGTATTTCTTATGTTCGACTCAGTATAGCCCGGACAGGCAATTAAAACATGAACTTTGCTTTTGTACAACTCGGTTCTCAGCGACTCCAAAAATCCCTGCATGGCAAATTTGGAAGCCGAATAGCCGGTTCTGCCGGGCAAGCCTCTATAACCCGCAATAGAAGATACCCCGACGACAAATCCATCGTTTTTTATTATTTCATCGATACAGACTTTGGTCGCGTAAACCGTTCCAAAAAAGTTGATCTGCATAAGTCTTTCAATGACTTCCACTTCGGTTTTGGAAAACAATGCTCTCATGCTTATTCCGGCATTATTAATTAGGCCATCTATTCTTCCAAAAACCTTCATGCAGGCCTCAAACATCTTTTCATTATCTTCAAATTGGCTGACGTCACAAGCAAGTCCATTTGCTGAAATATCTTTAGCGATCAAATCAGCAATCGCTTCCTCCAGTTTTTCAGGATTTCTACCCGTGATAAATACAGAGTATCCGTTTTTACCAAATACCTCCGCACAACCCTTCCCTATTCCCGAAGAAGCACCAGTTATAATGACAACAGGATTTCCATTTTCTGACATATATCAAATATAATTATTCCCTGCATGCAAACAATAAAGAGCGGACCTAGCTTTTGGTTTGTCTTGAACTATAATCAACTGGTTAAAATGCATATTTTAAATGATGAATTAATAGGATTTAAAAGGGAAATATCTTTTTCAGAATCCTTCGCAGAAACATGTTTTATATTCAATAGTCTCAATTCTAGGTATTAATTCGTTGTAGTTATTCACTGGATACTGAATATCATCTTTGGCTGAATAATTCCAATCAAGAGAAATATCAATGTTAGATCTATTTAATTCAACTATTGAAAAACAATCATCATTAATTTCACCATTCAAAGTAGGAACTTTGTGAACAATTAAATCCTTTCTTCCGGTTGTGCTAAGCCCATCTGTTTCTCCTACAAAATAAATTGAATTATTGACATCGTCTATCACTAATTGTGAGTTAAAGTTTGAAATAAATTTTTCAAATCCACCTGCATCATATCTTACAGCCCAATTGACATTATAAGAAAATTCATCAATACTTATTAATACAAAATCCTTATTAGTGCCAACCCCATCCATAGTGCATAGTATGATATAATTAGTACCTGATTGTCCGATTTCAAAAGGCTGTAGATTATCACCATATGAACTTAATAATTCAAAAAACATTTGGTCAAAATTTCCTTTTTGAATTACGTTTCCATTGGAGGGGTCAATTGAACACAAATAACCATTATAAACCGTATCCGATGCTGCATTCAGACTTTCATTAGTGCCAATTCCAATCACAGCATATTGAGAAGAACTTACTCTACATATATCACGACCATACATTCTTCTATAAACCCCATCATATTCGTAATATTTCTTATTGAAAGTAAAAGGACTAGGTAAAGGATCATTTGGATTTAATGTATGGTCAGCACTTCCAACTGTAACACGTCTGCTAGCTTCAGCAGAAAACCCGTCAGTAATTATCGATCCAATCATTACTGACTTATCATTTTCATTAATTGCACTAACCCATGTCTCGGTACTTAAGTTTTTATCAAAAGCATAAATATTATTTGACGTGATTGTTCCTGTCGACAAATCGACTTCAAAATAAATGGCATCTGCTCTTTGCAAATTTGAGTTGGCTTGTCGGTTAATTCCCCCCGGTTCTTGTTTTATATAACCATAAACCAAATACTTCGAGTTGTCGGTATCTTTTAACTCAATCTCGCTGAAATGAATGTAATTATTTGCTTCGCCTAATACTTTTTTCCAATTGAAGGTATTTGTTGATAAATTAAAATTGAAAATAAAGCTTTCCTTATTTGTCTTACTATTATATCCAACGGCAATTATTTCCGAATTTGTTATTTCAAAGTCAGTCACAATATCAGAAAAGCTCGTAATCGGCAAATCTAATTTCCTGACAACATTCCCATTTGTTTGCATTTCGAGAATCAATACATTGTCGTCTACACTTCCAAGAATGAACAGGTTTCCACTTTGTGGATGCATTTTTATACAATGACCAGACATGTCTTTAGCTCCCGTAGAGCTGACAATTTTGACAAAGTAATCATTCTGAGCAATTGAAAAATTACATGATATGATAAATAAAATAGAAATTAGATATTTCATATATAACGTAGTTTGTGCTGAAAAAGGGTAGTACGAATGAATGTCAGTTTAAAAACCTTCACAAAAACAAACATCCTGATGTAAGATATTCAATTGGGCAGGGGTGGTAAAATTTTTAAATTTCCAATTAAATGGAGTCATTGAATTTAAAGTCCATGATTCTAAATGATCTACAAAATAGGAATTGATAATAAATTCCTGACTACAAAGACCATTTATTATTCCCTCATCTTCATCCTTTATAGAAGCTTTGTAGATGATAAGATCATTTCTTGAATTTTGACTGCTATAAGCATTGCTTTGTCCCACAAAATATGCCAGCTCATTAATATCATCAACTACCAATTGACCATTGGTATTTTGATTGAATGTTTCATCGGCACCAGCGTCATATCTTCTAGCCCAATTTATAATATAATTGTCCCCTGAAGCATTTTTCTTTACACTTAATAAAATGTGGTCTAAGCCGGAACTAATGCTATTAAAACTTGCTAAAATAATGAGGTTGTCAGTGCCTGAAGCTACTACTTCGAAGAACCGGAGATCACTACCCACTGCGGCATCCCCAACAAATCTTTTTTGAATTCCAGTTGTTCCTGAGGCATCAATTTCCGTTAAATAACCAACATATCTGTCACTACTGTTTCCTGCACAACCCCATCCGGCCGTTCCTATGCCTATAATTGCATATCCATTATTCTTTTTAATTATGTCTCTTCCGTACATTCTATTGCTGTTCGAAGTGTTTTCGAAATAGAATTTATTGGCTGTTAGTGAATTTGTAGTATGATCAAACTTGGATAAAGTTATTCGTCTGAAACATTCGTCAACACCCCTAATGGTAGCACCGGCTATATACGAATTACCATTATCATAAACAGCACTAGTCCAGTCGTCTGAGGTGACATTTCCATTAATTGTTGCTGCGTATCTATATACGGTATTAGGTATCAAATTTCCGTTGAGGTCCAATTTTAAAATCAGAGCATCGGTTAAAGAAGAACCTTGACAATAACCATATACCATTAATCCGGGGGTCGGGCTTTGTAAATCTATTTCTATGTCCCGAAAATAATATTCGACATTTCCTTGACTCGGGCTGAACAACCAATTAACCCCGTTTCCAGGAATATATTCAAATACGAAAGCCGCTCTATTATTATCGACTTTATTGTATCCACATCCATATATGGATCCATTGTAAAATATTAAATCTTTAAGATCATCGACGTCCCCTGTGAGATTAAATTGATCTTGCCAAATGATAGAACCATCGGGGTCCATTTTTAAAAGAAAAATATCGTCGCCTACAGATCCTCCAATAATCAGATCACCATTATCATCGAAAACAAGACTGTGCCCAGACATATCATTGCCCGCTTGATCTCTTACAACCTTAATAAACGGTCCATTTTGTTGTGCAAATGTTAATGACTGAAAAAGGAATACTATTATTAAAGAATATAGCAGTTTCATATCGAATTAATTTTTAATTATTTGCTTCAAGTATCTATTTCCATTGTCATCTATTACATTCAAGAAATAGACACCATTCCTTAATCTACTAATATCAATCATATGGTCGCCAGCTAAATTTTGATCTGTTATAAAGCTAGTTCCGAAAAAGTCCATCAGTCTTAATTCACTAATTTTTGCCTCTTTATTTGACAAGGAAATCGTTATATTATTATTACTTGGGTTAGGATAAACATTCATTGAAGCCAAATCAATAGGTTTTTCTACTTCTTCATCAATTCCTTCTTCCTGTGTCTCTACAGTATAAGCTCGTTTAAATGGAGAGAAGTCACCGTAACTATAGCATTGACATTTATCTAAAATTTGAGGATCTTGTACATTTTGGTCAAAAAAGCTAACATCTAATCCAATAGTTGGTTCATTATCATTGAAATTTATAGGATTAAAAATAGTATGAATAGTTTCTAATAAGTCAATTTTTTCACCACACAAGTAACCTGCCTTGCCATTTGCTCCATCAATTTTGTATAGAAGCAAATCTGTTCTTAAATTATCATCATCGTATGCATTGGTCTTACCCGTAAAGTAGACAATATTGGAACTAGCGTCATAGGCTAATTGAGAATTATAATTCATAGAAAAATTTTCATCAAGTCCAACATTATATCTGTAAGCCCATAAATTTGAATTGCTTAGTTGATCATCTAAGGCTATTAGTGCAAGATCTACATCGCCATTAAGATTACGCACTGTTGCTAATATGTAATAAGAAATATTATTTGGGAAAGGTGTATCATGAATAATTTCTTGAAATCTTAAATCAGATCCTTGACTATGACTTATGTCATACATATAAGAAGTTCCCATTATCGCTCCTGGTATATGACCTTGAATACTTCCGTCGGCAATAACAGCCACATAACTTTCATAAACGTTATCATTGTTATCATCCCCAATTGCTACGGCAGACAATACATCTCCGGAGGTGGCAGAATCAACTCCATAATCTAAATCACTTCCATACATCCTATGACCATCTAACCAATTTTCAAAATAAGTGGTACCATCAGTGAAAATATTTTGAGTATGATTGTGTACGAGGGAAGTAGCTCTACTTGCACCACTACCTCCGGCAATCATAGATCTTCCAAACGTAAATGACGAATTTAGGCCCTGTTTATATAGAATACTTATAAAATCATCAGAACCGTTTTGATATTGAGCATTATCAAAAATACGTTCATACACTTGAGTGCCATTTAGTGGATCCAGCTCAATCATTAAAGCATTTGAATTGAATACACCAATATGACTTCCAACTACTCGAAGGACATTTTGAACTGCATCGAATGCCGCACCACGGAATCTAATATCTGGGTCGTTTCGATCTGTTTCATATACCCAGTTTAAATTGTTATTGTTGGCAAGATCAATGCACAGTACAAATCCAATCCTATCATTATTAAATCCAGGAAGTGTTTGATTTTGACCAATTACAAATAAAGTCGATCCCTCAATAACTAAGTCGGTAACCCGATCCTCAAAATTTGTAATATCATATTCGTGTTTCCATAAAATATTACCATCGAGGTCAGTTCTCATTATCAGCACATTATCATCAATTCTCCCTCCAATTATGAGTTCCGCATTATTATAAAGTTTAACACAATTTCCTTCAAGATTTCTTTCTTCAAATTGGTAAACTTTTAAGCCTGGATCAGTTTGTGAAAATAATTGGTTATTAAAAAATACCGTAATAATTACGGCCTCTAAAATATTTTTTAGCCTGAGTTTCATTATAAACATCTTGTTGTTGTGCTAGGTAAATTATAATAAGATTAAATTATTTCAAAATTAATTAATGAAAATTATAATCTTCACCGCAAAAACTTATTACCCCCCCTTATCTGAAAATGCTCAAAACGGTTTGAAACAGAATAGCTATATCTCCCCAAAAAGTTCTCTTCCTTAAATACTCCAGATTAAAACTCAGTTTGACCGGCATAATTTCCTTAATATAGAATTCCTCAGGATTGTCCTGGCCTGCCAACAGTTCATTTTCATTTCTAAACTGAATGGAAGCATAATCCGTAATGCCCGGTTTAATGCTAAATACTTTCATTTGTTCCTCGGAATAATGCTCAACGTATTTTCTTACCTCAGGCCTGGGGCCAACAAGACTCATTTCGCCTTTTAATACATTAAAAAGTTGCGGGAATTCATCGAGTTTATATTTTCTCAAATAATAGCCTACTCTGGTAATTCGGGAGTCGCGACCGCCCACCGTGATGAGCAAGCCTTTTTTGTCGGCATCCTTATGCATGCTCCTGAATTTTAACATACCAAAATCACTATTTCCCTTACCTACTCTTTGCTGTTTAAAAAAAACCGGAAAACCTGAATCGATAACAATTAAAATCGCAATGATTAGGAGAATAGGCGAGAGAATTAATAAGCCAAGAAAAGAAACAATGAGGTCTAAAAATCGCTTCAAATAACTTTTTGATATGCGTTTAGCAGTTCACTAACTAAATATTCCACTTCAACATTTTTTAGTTGTGGGTAAATGGGCAGTGATATTTCACTTCGATAGAGTTTTTGAGCCACAGGATAATTGGAAATATCATAACCCAGTTTTTTAAAATAGGTCAGGTTGGGAAGCGGGTTGAAATGTACATTTACAGAAATGCCCTTCTCGGCCAATATACTTATGATTTTGTCGCGTTTCTCTTCAGTGATATTTCTTATCCGAAGCGGAAACAAGTGATATGAAGGCCGTGTGTCTTTTTTAATTTCAGGCAAAATCGCCCAGTCGTATATCTTCAATTGTTCAATATAGGCATCAAAAACCCTTTTGCGTTCCTTGTGAAGTGACTCGTATTTCCTCAATTGAACCAGGCCAATGGCAGCGGCGATATCCGGCATATTGATTTTAAGGCCTTTCATCACGATGTCGTATTTCCAACCTCCGGCTTGTACCTTTGTAAAAGCATCTTTGGTCTGACCGTTTAGCGACATCAGCTTAAGCCACTTATATTCTTCGGCTTCATCGAAATTTTTGGGAAGATTTAAGGTAATTGCTCCTCCCTCTGCTGTGGTTACATTTTTTACAGCGTGAAATGAAAATACGGAAAGGTCGCAAAGTTTGCCTGAAAACATATCACCCTGTTTGGCGCCAATAGAATGAGCGGCATCCGCAAGCACCATAATTCTGTTTAATTTTTCCTGTCTTTCACCGTCCGGGACAAACTGATCTGCAGTGCTTTCCGCTACCTTGTTGATTGAATAATAATCAGCCAGCCCTCCGCCGAAATCCACCGGCATTATAATTTTTGTTTTTGCATGTATCTTAGAATAAAGCAGATCGGGATTCATCATAAAATCCTCACCCACGTCGATCATTACGGGTTTGGCTCCGGCATGTAGCACGGCCAGGGCCGTAGCTGCATAAGTGTAAGCCGGAATGATCACTTCATCGCCTTTTTTGAGATCAAACCAGTTACAGGCCAATAGCGCTCCCGAAGTCCAGGAGTTAACACAAAGGGCGTATTTTGTGCCCACATATTCCGCCATTAGTTCTTCCAGGGCCTTTACTTTTGGCCCTGTGGTGATCCAGCCCGAGTTTAAACTCTCCAGTACACTCTCAATGACATCTGAATCTATATAAGGTGGGGAAAAAGAAATTTTCATTTAAATATATTTGACCATTTGCAATGAACCCGAGTCCAATTTAGCCTTTTCCCATCCATTTCTTAAATAAGATTTAATGGCTTTATCATTATCTGATTTTACAGTTAGCAACATCTTATTAAGGCCAATATTTTTAGTCCTTTTTTCAAATTCCTGCAATAGAAATGAACCATAACCTATGCCGTGAAATTTTTGATTTACACCGATGACCACAAGGCCTGTATAAGGGTCCAGCTTTTTTTCTGATTTTTCCGCTTCGCTTATTTCCGGTTTCTTAAAACGGTAAAGCAAATTTCTCAATACAAAGCTGTACTTTTTCAGCAATTCACCATGAAATAAGAGCCATGGTCTCATAAGAATTGATTTAACTGCCGAATTAAAACTGTATTGAGTCATGGCAGAAGCTGAACCCGTTGCGAGCTCACCATCAACAACAAGGCCTCCACAATAGCCAACTACTTCATTATCTACCACCAAATGAAAAATAAATGCCTTGGGCGAAACAATGTACCACTCGAGCATTTTGCATAAATAGTTTTTGCCCATTCGCGATGAAAGCGATTTTGGGAATGCCGATTGATGACATTCTGATAGTCTGGCCAGATCAGAATAATTACTCGAACTTAAATTCATTTTCCATCTTGGAGATAAAATTATCGATGATCACATTTCTGTCAAATTCCAACTTCGCAGTCTGCAGTGCGTTGTTTTCGAATATTTTTCGCTGTTCGGAATTATTGAGCAAGGCAATGTTTTTCTTCAGCGTTTCAAAATCACCCGTTTTAGCGCAATAGCCCAATTTGTATTTTTCAACAATGGCGGCACCCTCTCCTTCACCAAAAAACAATATTGCTTTTCCAGAGGCCATGGCTTCGTAAATCTTTGATGGCACGGCCCCGTAAATGGCTCTTGCCAATGGCACCAAATAGGTATCGTACTGCGAAATAATTTGAGGTATTTCATCCCTGCTAACCGTACCGTGATAATGAATTGCGCTATCCGGCTTTGCTTCAATAAGTTCCAGCAATTCCTGTCTTTCCCCGCCATCACCGTAAATATGAAATTCACAGTTTAGCGCATTAAAGTCAACTTTTTTGCAGATATCCACTATTCCTTGTGCAAAGCCCAGCAATCCGGCATAAACAATTTTTTGTTTTTCACCGCTATGCACAATTACGCTGTGATTTTTAAATCTATTTATATCCACTCCATTTCGAAACAAAATTGCTTTTGTTTTGGTTTTTGATCGAATATGATCAATAATTTCTTGTGACTGGCCCGAAATCAAATCGGATCGCTGATAAAGAAAGCTTTCGATGCCTTCCAAAAATTTGTATAAATACCCATCATTGATTGCCCCCATTTCTTTGGCGCTGAGTGGCCAGATGTCAGAAATATTGAATAGAAATTTGGCCTTTAACCTTCGCGATAGAATCCAACCTGTAAAACCTAAAAGTAAAGGCGGACTTTCAACGAATACGACATCGGGTTTAATTTTTCGCAGTTTGTTATAAGAGCGGAGAGTATTTAAAGAAAAAGTAATCATCGACCAAATCCTCGGAATTGCTCTTTTAGAATTTGATGTGTAAAAATTATATCTGAAAACTGTGCACCCTTCCAGTTCTTCTTGAATAAATCGTTTAGATCGATAATCTTCAAAGACTATGCCTTTGGGGTAATTGGGCATTCCCGTTACCACAGAAACTTCATAGCCTCTATTTTTAAAACCTCGCATAGTTTCCAGCAACCTGTTGGGAGGTGCTCCCATTTCAGGATGAAAATACTGGCTGAGAATGCTGATCTTTTTTATGTTACTCAAAGGGCCGGCTTGTCTTTTTGCCATTCCAGAATCAAGGATACTCCAAAAGGGTATTTCTTTTTGGATGCAATTCTATTTCGCTCCAATAAAAATATCTGCTTTAGCGTATCATTTAAAAGTCCCGGTTTAAATTTTTCAAAATCGGATTTATGCCCATCTGATTTTTGGAAAGGAGATAAGAGTTTATTGGCGAAACGGGCCATTAAAACCAAAGGATAGAGATAAAAATTGAAATAACTGCAGTTTTGAAGTTCCCCTTCTTCCCGATCAAACAAAATGCTTAGTTCATTCCTGGTATATCTTCGAAAATGATGATTTATTTCATCGTGTTCAGACCATAAATGCATAAAAGCCGGAACCGTAATCAAAATTTTACCTCCGGGTTTGCATACGCGGATCATTTCAGATACAGCCAAATGGTGATCTTCAATATGTTCGATAACATCAAAAGCGCAAATGAGGTCAAAACTGTCATTCGTAAATGGCAATTCAAGCAGTGAACCATTGATATAATCCAATCCATTTTTTTGACTTGAATAATCTATGCAATCCTTATCAAATTCCATGGAAACAACTTCTCCATAATTTGAAAGCCAAATGGAATTGGCGCCGGTACCCGTTCCGGCATCCAGAATTTTAAGTTTTGATTTGCTAAAATTGCTTACATAAGCTTCTAAAATCTTTGCCCTGGCGAGAAACCACCAATGATTTCTTTCAAAATCGTAATACTGTTTATAATAAGCTTTTTCCAATCTTAATTTTCCTTTCTTACTACTTCATCGACTAAAAACAAGGGCCTTTCTTTTACCTGAAAATAGATTCGGGCGAGGTACTCTCCAATTATTCCCAAAGACATCATTTGAACTCCGCTGAACAAACTGATCACGGCAATAAGTGAGGTAAATCCAGATGGAACGGCATGACCTGCAAATTTTGAATAAAGCACATAGGTAAAATAAATACCTGAAATCAAAATAGTATATAAGCCCAGCCTGGTGATCATTTTTAGAGGTACATAACTGAAATTAAAAATTCCATCGTAAGCCAATTTGAAAAGTGCTTTGAAATTGTATTTGGGTTCGCCGGCAAATCGCTTTTCCCGTTCGTATTCAATGCCAATTTGTTTGAATCCCACCCAGGTACGTATACCGCGAACAAAACGGCTTCTTTCGGGCATCTCCTTTATGATGTCATTGACTCTTTTTGAAATCATACAAAAATCACCGCTGTCGACCGGAATTCTTATATCGGATAATTTTCTGAGAATTCTGTAATAAAGCCAATAGAGTATTTTCTTCGTCGGCCCTTCTTTCCTCTTTTTACGCACGGCATAAACCACCTCATAACCTTCTTCAATTTTGCTGTAAAAAGATTCCAGGAGCTCAGGCGGATCCTGAAGGTCTCCATCAATAATCAAAACAGCTTTAGAAGCATTGGAAAATTGCATGCCGGCGCTTACAGCTATCTGATGTCCGAAATTTCGACTTAGAAGAACGGAAACGT is part of the Hyphobacterium sp. CCMP332 genome and encodes:
- a CDS encoding SH3 domain-containing protein — encoded protein: MPSEASSIEHADSLFVQKKYTQAFNIYDSLYNDAGYQSEQMLLKMAFIKEGLNDYTNAIYYLNQYYELSYDEKTIDKISDLAEAHKLKGYKYDDLRFFESLFNRYKSEIMWIVLALAMLFASISLIKYFNNKKPSITSLVMVALLVICGLLINLLPDFRQNGILTENALIYSLPSSGSEVLETAEKGRRVRILDEMGVWKVIAYDEKQGYVKSNLVRKF
- a CDS encoding DegT/DnrJ/EryC1/StrS family aminotransferase, whose protein sequence is MKISFSPPYIDSDVIESVLESLNSGWITTGPKVKALEELMAEYVGTKYALCVNSWTSGALLACNWFDLKKGDEVIIPAYTYAATALAVLHAGAKPVMIDVGEDFMMNPDLLYSKIHAKTKIIMPVDFGGGLADYYSINKVAESTADQFVPDGERQEKLNRIMVLADAAHSIGAKQGDMFSGKLCDLSVFSFHAVKNVTTAEGGAITLNLPKNFDEAEEYKWLKLMSLNGQTKDAFTKVQAGGWKYDIVMKGLKINMPDIAAAIGLVQLRKYESLHKERKRVFDAYIEQLKIYDWAILPEIKKDTRPSYHLFPLRIRNITEEKRDKIISILAEKGISVNVHFNPLPNLTYFKKLGYDISNYPVAQKLYRSEISLPIYPQLKNVEVEYLVSELLNAYQKVI
- a CDS encoding sugar transferase encodes the protein MKRFLDLIVSFLGLLILSPILLIIAILIVIDSGFPVFFKQQRVGKGNSDFGMLKFRSMHKDADKKGLLITVGGRDSRITRVGYYLRKYKLDEFPQLFNVLKGEMSLVGPRPEVRKYVEHYSEEQMKVFSIKPGITDYASIQFRNENELLAGQDNPEEFYIKEIMPVKLSFNLEYLRKRTFWGDIAILFQTVLSIFR
- a CDS encoding GNAT family N-acetyltransferase, yielding MNLSSSNYSDLARLSECHQSAFPKSLSSRMGKNYLCKMLEWYIVSPKAFIFHLVVDNEVVGYCGGLVVDGELATGSASAMTQYSFNSAVKSILMRPWLLFHGELLKKYSFVLRNLLYRFKKPEISEAEKSEKKLDPYTGLVVIGVNQKFHGIGYGSFLLQEFEKRTKNIGLNKMLLTVKSDNDKAIKSYLRNGWEKAKLDSGSLQMVKYI
- a CDS encoding T9SS type A sorting domain-containing protein, whose protein sequence is MKLRLKNILEAVIITVFFNNQLFSQTDPGLKVYQFEERNLEGNCVKLYNNAELIIGGRIDDNVLIMRTDLDGNILWKHEYDITNFEDRVTDLVIEGSTLFVIGQNQTLPGFNNDRIGFVLCIDLANNNNLNWVYETDRNDPDIRFRGAAFDAVQNVLRVVGSHIGVFNSNALMIELDPLNGTQVYERIFDNAQYQNGSDDFISILYKQGLNSSFTFGRSMIAGGSGASRATSLVHNHTQNIFTDGTTYFENWLDGHRMYGSDLDYGVDSATSGDVLSAVAIGDDNNDNVYESYVAVIADGSIQGHIPGAIMGTSYMYDISHSQGSDLRFQEIIHDTPFPNNISYYILATVRNLNGDVDLALIALDDQLSNSNLWAYRYNVGLDENFSMNYNSQLAYDASSNIVYFTGKTNAYDDDNLRTDLLLYKIDGANGKAGYLCGEKIDLLETIHTIFNPINFNDNEPTIGLDVSFFDQNVQDPQILDKCQCYSYGDFSPFKRAYTVETQEEGIDEEVEKPIDLASMNVYPNPSNNNITISLSNKEAKISELRLMDFFGTSFITDQNLAGDHMIDISRLRNGVYFLNVIDDNGNRYLKQIIKN
- a CDS encoding class I SAM-dependent methyltransferase, which gives rise to MEKAYYKQYYDFERNHWWFLARAKILEAYVSNFSKSKLKILDAGTGTGANSIWLSNYGEVVSMEFDKDCIDYSSQKNGLDYINGSLLELPFTNDSFDLICAFDVIEHIEDHHLAVSEMIRVCKPGGKILITVPAFMHLWSEHDEINHHFRRYTRNELSILFDREEGELQNCSYFNFYLYPLVLMARFANKLLSPFQKSDGHKSDFEKFKPGLLNDTLKQIFLLERNRIASKKKYPFGVSLILEWQKDKPAL
- a CDS encoding glycosyltransferase family 4 protein encodes the protein MAKRQAGPLSNIKKISILSQYFHPEMGAPPNRLLETMRGFKNRGYEVSVVTGMPNYPKGIVFEDYRSKRFIQEELEGCTVFRYNFYTSNSKRAIPRIWSMITFSLNTLRSYNKLRKIKPDVVFVESPPLLLGFTGWILSRRLKAKFLFNISDIWPLSAKEMGAINDGYLYKFLEGIESFLYQRSDLISGQSQEIIDHIRSKTKTKAILFRNGVDINRFKNHSVIVHSGEKQKIVYAGLLGFAQGIVDICKKVDFNALNCEFHIYGDGGERQELLELIEAKPDSAIHYHGTVSRDEIPQIISQYDTYLVPLARAIYGAVPSKIYEAMASGKAILFFGEGEGAAIVEKYKLGYCAKTGDFETLKKNIALLNNSEQRKIFENNALQTAKLEFDRNVIIDNFISKMENEFKFE
- a CDS encoding glycosyltransferase family 2 protein, coding for MNPLQPEISVIVPLFNEENVIPELFKRLDSLIQSSDRNIEIVLVNDGSKDATAELIKAKSLDDANYVSVLLSRNFGHQIAVSAGMQFSNASKAVLIIDGDLQDPPELLESFYSKIEEGYEVVYAVRKKRKEGPTKKILYWLYYRILRKLSDIRIPVDSGDFCMISKRVNDIIKEMPERSRFVRGIRTWVGFKQIGIEYEREKRFAGEPKYNFKALFKLAYDGIFNFSYVPLKMITRLGLYTILISGIYFTYVLYSKFAGHAVPSGFTSLIAVISLFSGVQMMSLGIIGEYLARIYFQVKERPLFLVDEVVRKEN
- a CDS encoding SDR family oxidoreductase, translated to MSENGNPVVIITGASSGIGKGCAEVFGKNGYSVFITGRNPEKLEEAIADLIAKDISANGLACDVSQFEDNEKMFEACMKVFGRIDGLINNAGISMRALFSKTEVEVIERLMQINFFGTVYATKVCIDEIIKNDGFVVGVSSIAGYRGLPGRTGYSASKFAMQGFLESLRTELYKSKVHVLIACPGYTESNIRNTALNSEGKQQGETPFDESKLMSAETVAKHILKAIIKKKKYLTLTAQGKLTVFMNKWFPGFMDKLVYNAIAKEKDSPFK